In Lolium perenne isolate Kyuss_39 chromosome 5, Kyuss_2.0, whole genome shotgun sequence, the sequence aggaggaggtctacttccaaggagaagaagaccactttgaccaattccccaaccaaggcaagataatactcttgcgaaGTGCAaaactcaccatgagcaaggcatcaccccttttactttatgttaataatcctatttccaagtttttactttacaagctttattgcttttgttttatcaaagtactttttgatttatgattcacttggttagtattggattagtacaagagtatcaaagttagcctagaagcaaagcaaattacttagcacccctcatacttagatgctagtgctaaattaaaaatgactactctagatgggaacatgtgtttgtgaaatgactttgaaaaccttagaatgatgagtcattctattgaaagattttgaaggtgaatatgacctgtgaatgacatggtgactttacaaaaactgatggttcgtttcggatgcgataccattccaattttacaagtacccccacaatacctgaatttgggtaaggcttagctggaaacttatgtattttagtatgggttccctctgaacaagcgtcataggggttatgccgaggctgcctccattgaaagtgaattgacgtgaattgaggtgaattgtacggccaagccctgtgcagttcccgggataacagttggctatcaccgggaggccaagctcatggggagaggtgcctatactagggtatgtaaatgaaaggttaggattgataGTTCGCGTACtgtgtacgataaatcagggtcaGTTACCCCtgccgaactattgcaattgttgtggcacaagtgtacaacctccgcagagtttaacctattcggatagccgcgtccgcggtcatggacagttgggaaggccatactgttccgtcatcagaacttttctaaaaatatgaatggtgacttgtgaatttgaatttgaaaggtgactttgactttgaatcacaacagagttgtgggaatgacactaatgttcccacttgagttagttagcacatgggaagttgtttacaaaaaggtttataaactaaaattggctttatgcaaacaacCCTAGAGCTTTGAACACTCTCAATAGAAAtattagtacttactttagtattagtttgcgagtgcttgaaagtactcacggctttgtccctcgctattcaaatggccagactacgaAGCCGAACATCAGTAtgaagatgacgaccagcaggacgcctacgacaattagggaatcttctgacgtcagatgttggcctgtggattagatagtccactttcGTTACGCTTCCACCATGTaatatgttcgttgatcattagatcaactatttgtgtaatattggatcatgtgatctctatttataAGACGACTAtggatgtaatgaatgatgacatatgatattcaactattatgtctcgcaacaacaatatttctGGAATTGCGATGTAtgccataataggcatctggacttaaaaatccgggtgttgacattaatCCAACGGCAGCCGTTGTGTACCCGTTCGGTGAAGTTAAATCGAGGCTGACGAGTGGACCCCGCTGTCAGGCCACTCGCGTCCCACGTGGTAGCTCATCTGGGCCAGCCCAGCTACCCCCTCTCtggcccgtttagctttcccgcctaaCCCGTTTAGTTCAAATTCAAATTAATCTTTTTAGCTGAAATATAATACTGGTGCCCGATTAAAAAATCAATAGAacaaaatctactgagccaaaattGAGGAATTTTATATTTCTGGAATGCTTTTGAAATTCCCTAACCAACCCCGCTGGTCTCAACCTTTGTTTCACTATAGAACACTTgcaacaaaaataacaaggcagtaggttttcagatttcaaacatttttataaaatcaaccataaagaATTTTGAGATGATTCCATAtctcataattcacttttcaaacCCTATTTTTgaatatgcaaaaatatgacatggttgtttcatatgatgatgggctagattcaaataaaggctatgtggctatttctagctcatttaaattatttcaaaaacTAGTCAGCAACCCGTGCATCGCACGGGCTACATATTTTATGTCACGTAGATGGATATATGTTGCTCTAAAATTTGGCATGTACAAATTCTAGTATATAGTGCATCCTAAGCTTATTGATGGTCAATGATGCTTAGTGGTATTCAATGTTAGACATATTTTATAGGGACACAATAATTGTGTTCTATCTTCATATCAACTCTTATGTTATTGTATTTTTAACCAATATATATTGAACTGGCATTCATATACTCTTTCAGTTAACTGAGAGGCTTATAGATCTTCCAATATTTTACATTGTTGACACAGTTTATAGAATTGTCAACATTGACACAGTGTATAGAGATTGTAGTTTTTTTTCGCGGACACGCGAAAGGCGTGCCGAATCTTTATAGAAGGGAGCAGAACAAATTACAAGAAACCAACGGGGGATGCGAACATCTGCCCGCGGCTAACCCACGCACACCACCGATACAAACTACACAACTACTCTCGCAACATGACTCTCCACTCCCCTCCCCTCGCAACTCTCCAGAGGCTGAGCTCCTCAATAATTGTATCTATGATCTGCTCCGTGGATAGTTGCCTCTCAATGTTCCCGAAAACACGAGCATTCCTTTGTTTCCAAAGTGTCCAGGCAACCAGCAAGACGAGCGTATCGAAATATCTCCTGTCCTCcctccggagcctcttcctcgctTCTGTCCACCATCTCTCTAGATTGTAGTTAAATGCATGTTATAACTTAATATGTCAACGTTACTTTCGAAAGAAAAACAGTTCAGGTAAATAATTGATAATTGTAGAAAGATGTACAATAATATACTAATACAGCAGAAGGATATACCCTCCATAATATATTTGGAGCTAATGACGATGGATGTTTAACATCATATAATGGTCATTTTCATATATGTTCATAGGATTCAGACAAACGGAGAAGTCTCTAGCAAACTCCACGCCTGAATCTGAAATCGATAATTCCTTTAGTCTTTAGGCATATGGTAGCAAACCTTCTTACAAATACAACCTGGTCATGTCATATGAGCAAGAAAAGTTTCTTCTTTGTATCCCTATTATAGCATTAATTTTCAGTAAAATTAAATGATACGGCGACTAATAAAAAGTAGTCAAGTATGGTTGGAGAAAAGGGATAGTATCCAACTTAAGAAATAATTACAAACATAATGAATTAGTATATTTCTCGGAATAGATGCATATTATTTGTGAATGACATTGAAGGCGGCAGATATACCTCCATACGCAAGAGTGTCCAGAAAAACCATTGCCGTGGCAACAAATCCAATCACAAACAGCGCTACCTTCTAATCTACTGACACAAATGAAAGAAATTATGAGTACATGATTACAGGATAAGGCTCATATCAGAGGAACTTCTCTGTAGGAGATTGTGACTATGATGCCATGGGCTTGATTACAGTCATATTTCCAGCAGGATAAGTAATTCTGTCAGTGCATACACCTGTAATATCCATATGTGAGTCATAGGTATAAACTATTTTGTGAAAATCGATATAGTAACTAATATTAAGTGACGAATCCATCATCAATCTAACAGCTCACTACTGTAGCTTATCAAAAGCATATAAATGACTGGTTGATAGGTCATACCTGAAATCTGCACATTCTTTTCTCTATATACGTTAGCTCTAAACGCTAAATACCAAACTTGCACATACGTTCATATGGCTAAAATCGAACCTAGAAAAAGTAGATTAGTTACATACTTACAGCTTCCTGAGAGGGTTCACGTGTAAACATCACCGGTCAGCCTTGTTTTGCTATAAAATGGGAAACCATCTAAATCAAATCTTGGACAACTTGAGTACTCCATGCATCTAGCTTAATTATTTTGGATAGCAACAGTACTAACGAATAAGGTAACATGAAAAAAAACGTAAAGCCTCCTTTAAACATGAAAGTAAGCAAGCCTCAAGTGCACTTCTCCAATGTTTGACTCGATGATGCAGGGAATGCAACCTACCGAAGATATGTGTTGTCACTTAAGGCTATGCAGATCAAATCTTGTTCCCTTCCTTCCGCTCAGAATTGATATACATCAGACATAAAATCTGTTGATGGGTTCAACAAACTGTTCAGTCCAAGAATAGTATTTCTGGTATACATCAGAGTATCATACGCAAGCCAATTTGTAGAACTTTCTTGATAAATTCAACGATCTATAACACAAAGCAGTGATTATAAGGACGCGGGCTTACTTAATTGTCTGCGTAGTGTTGGCAGGAAATCATCGATGCACTCCACAGCCTTACCGGCGATTACGTCCGCTTTGTTTGCCTCAAATTCTCATCGGTACTCATTACACAATCTTGTCCGGCTCATCAACAAATCATCAGACCGAGCAGCAGCTGGTTCACATACGGATATACGCCATCCTCCATGAACTGAACTATTCGAGGCTGGAGCAGAAGGAGCATGGAGAGAAGACTCCGGGAGGCGGCGGCTCTAGGGCTCGCGAGCGAGCGTGCCTATGGGACGGGAGAGATAACGAATGAGTTTTTCTTAATTGTTCGGCAGCTAATTGCAATTATCCAAAGAGACTATTGCGTGGGGGCGAGGAACTCCCATGTTAATTCATCCAACGAATTTACATAGGCAAAGGGTCAACCGGACGGACAATTAAGAGTTATTTTCTAGGATTACCGAGGAGCCTTAATGAgagtctccaattagtaaataatAAGATATAAGATATAAGATATAAGATAGTAAAatatactttacttatttcatctaaAGATCATTGGTATGTAGCCACCTGATCTTTCTGAAGTTGGTATTATAAAATTTGAAGTTGATATGAATGGGCGAATACTTACTTGAACCTGTAACACAAATGATGGACGAAAAGAAGTTATATCAATAGCAATTCAATAATCGCAGTTCTGGAAGTGAACAAACAAAGAATTATTAGAATAACAACAATCATGTGGTTGCTAGTGATGTCAATGTTTCACTTTGAAATAGTATATGACTTGTGGGTGATCTGCCCCTCACAACCTTTCTTCCATGGCGTCAAATTGAGGAGATGAAGTTTCTATAGCAGAGCCTCTCAGCTTGGGAAACACGCCAACCTGGTTCTTGCAAGAATATTTATCACTATCAGATTAGAGCTATGATACTGTAGTATCAAAGCTGGAATTAGAAAGAAAATACAGTACTACCCTAGCTAGGTACTCAAAGCCAACAAAAAGGAGCATGGGAACTGCATATACTAAAGGCAAATTAGCTCTCAACGGACTGAAGTTGCGCCAATAGTGTCAATTCTATCGATGTAGCCATTGGCACCTCTCTTAATTTGTAGCGACCGGGAACTAAAGTGAGAGCAAGatattaaaatttaaatttaataaTAAAGTTGATTAGGCTGACACATTTTTGGGAGATCTATCAGCATCAATACGATGCAATGCTCTGACCTGAAGGTTCTTTCACTATGTTTCTCAAGCAGAGATAACATAACAGAACAACTCACATTACTTTGACGGGTGAGGTACGGGTGAGGTACAGAGGAGACCAACATAGAGTAAAATCTTACCAGGACGATGGACTACTACATAGAGAATTAAGAAAGCGTGATGGACTCGTGTTATATACTTTTTCGTCTATGAAATAATATTTTAAATTTGTCTAAATTTTGATGTATCCACATGGTATATATTCGAATTTTGATAAATTTACGACATTCTTTTATAGACAATAGTACTCATATTGTGGGGCTGGAGTTAGCATCTCATGTGATTAGCTGATATCGGCCCAGCAACTTATGATTTGATTAACTGGAAAAATGAGATCATATTATATACTTGAGATTAGAGATAGCACTTCCCAGTTGTTAGCCACTGTTCAAGCGGAAGACATCGGAGACGTCCAAACTCTGGCCTAGCTGCGCCACCACCGTGACGTACGACCTGCAAGTCATAGCTCACCATCTGACTAATTGGAAATAGGAGATCACATTAGGACCATGAGATTACCGATATTATTTTCAAGTCAGCCAAGTAGAGAGAGACCGTTCAGCGCTGCACCAGGCGTTAGAGACGGCTCAACTTTGGCCGCTAGTTGCCACCACCATGGCGCGTGATCTGATGACCGGCTACAccgacggccccgcaccgtcggcacaataaggttcaccgtcggcacaggctctgccgacggtcaccgtcggcgtctCCCCGTCGGCATAGCAGGCGTCGGGGTCTGCGcgcgcaccgtcggcacagcaggtcaccgtcggcacagtcgtacgccgacggctggacggtggccgtcggccgcCCCATCGTCGGCAGAGCCAACCAGCCGTCACGCCGGCGCCGTCAACGTCcccagctgtgccgacggtgcacagttttccttttttttttccagAACTTGCGGCAAAACGGTGACTATTCGAACTGGAAAAGCGCGCGAAACTGGGCCggcgtcaccgtcggcacagaccctgccatttggcacagctacgggcctgtgccgacggtgacaccgtcggcacagctggcccagtttttttctgatttttgccAATTTGGCCTCATTTGCTCAGAAAATCGcacaaaatgcacatattataaGATTGAATATCCAGTAACATATATAGCACCATATAGCACAAAGATATCACCGTATAGCACCAAATCTCACAAATATAGCATCAAATCTCAcaaatagcacaaatatagcatacaagaccatggtacatacaccggatccactacaaagatggagcgtgtcatcatgtgctagtacaatgtagaaactatggtggtgcaccacccgagtgacgatctagctacagacgatctagctccgagtgggtgaagtgaggccgctgtatttcaacggtgctcggggaggtagaaccacgacgagagccaccggaaccagaaaaatgccgaggttcggcagaagcaccaggagaatggcgaccggggtgcatcggcgtaccacaaggagtgtcgttcccggattctcccaatccctacatgttggagggagttagcaacttagccatgtcacaccaagttagcaacttagccaagttagcaacttaccggggtcaactgacgctgacgcttgtacatgatatagaactcctccttggacgggaacactggcgtcggccccggatgaggtggctctgggagtggttcctctcgcactccagtcatcatgaaccgagtgaaactctgcaagaaacgggagagatagctcagattcaaacatggggacttattatgttttgcaaccatagagattgaaacttaccgccatctggttgctcgtccactggacataggcatctttcacaaggtcatgctccttaatcttctcgagatactcctcgtaagctactgcataggcctcctcgagctgagtctacaatttcagaaataatgcgtctcatcaacatagccattcaggaacaagagtcaaaacagaggatgaaagtgtggatgacttacatctacctctacccgagaacggcatgtagtccgcgaggaggtagcgtagctgccggaggggagggtagccttgatctgcgtgaaGTTCCTCTGAGGCTTGAAACCCCCAAAGAAGGCAGGGACGTCCATGCGGCTGGCCGGACCCCGCCAAagcatcatcgccacctcgtcgaccggctcggtcatagggtcctccacctctggatggagcttggcgtactcctcgcaaagatctttccttgttctctttggccttgccgtagtacatctcgtgcgcgggccgaggctcgttcggacggggcgtcaccagcttcatgtgcgtccacgcttccatctcaccaagttccctcccgagcttcttccctgcatcacaaaacaaatgttatgcatatcatcgaaaatcaaaaaaatgcagcttgttccatttttatatgtaccagacgctcccgatagcgatcggtgctgctactccccgcagtgtgtgttccctgattcccacggttggccttgttccggtcgctcacggccttgaaatcggggttttcgccgacccaattcttgaccaactccatgaaggcggccctcttattattatcagcccaatgtggtacaacctgcaaaatcaaaactcatttgaagaacaaacaatatagttgcaagttagccgcggtacatagaatcacattgacaattacttaccgaCATGAAGTCATCTATCGTCATAGCCGGGGCGAGTCCCTGCACAATCTCAGGCTTTGTGTACCTTACGCCCGCTCAAAGCATAGAAGTGGCCGATGCACGTGATCCTCTGGTTGTACCACCGCTGCCGTGTCAACTTCCGACACATGTTACGGAGCACCACGTCCGCCCTCTCCTTATGCTCGCCGCCACCCTATAATTGCGCTGCAATCAAGCATAACAgaaagtgtgagaggcatgagttatcacggtgggg encodes:
- the LOC139831759 gene encoding uncharacterized protein, with translation MDVPAFFGGFKPQRNFTQIKATLPSGSYATSSRTTCRSRVEVDTQLEEAYAVAYEEYLEKIKEHDLVKDAYVQWTSNQMASFTRFMMTGVREEPLPEPPHPGPTPVFPSKEEFYIMYKRQRQLTPGLGESGNDTPCGTPMHPGRHSPGASAEPRHFSGSGGSRRGSTSPSTVEIQRPHFTHSELDRL